The following proteins come from a genomic window of Thermoproteus sp.:
- a CDS encoding diadenosine tetraphosphate hydrolase, which translates to MIIKQTDLFVVKPADKPFNSGHIVLSSHKHIFEMSDRELLEVAKALKDLVSKMKQAYKPEAYNVVFWDNKIEMWPRWCGDISFNAFYGLKTSPQTPQMIFESYR; encoded by the coding sequence ATGATAATTAAACAAACAGACCTATTTGTAGTGAAGCCAGCTGACAAGCCGTTCAACAGCGGCCATATAGTGCTCTCATCCCATAAACACATTTTCGAGATGTCCGATAGAGAGCTCCTCGAGGTGGCTAAGGCCCTGAAGGACCTAGTCTCCAAAATGAAACAAGCCTACAAGCCAGAGGCATATAATGTTGTGTTTTGGGACAATAAGATAGAAATGTGGCCCCGTTGGTGTGGTGATATTAGCTTTAACGCCTTTTATGGCTTAAAGACATCTCCTCAAACTCCACAAATGATTTTCGAATCATATAGATGA
- a CDS encoding RIO1 family regulatory kinase/ATPase: protein MHLRVASVLAIGGDLAHLSKISAQLALLGLDVELGGGTIWGDMRILGKGTNGIVVFCRSKYGDLYACKIRRGDSQRPHLLDEARYLLAANSVGVGPRLYAYTRDILVMEYVEGAPLERWWRGAAPPERRSLAADLLRQARALDKIGLSHGELSRLGEHVLVSRGGKAVILDFESARFGKARNVTQVANMLRQLGLSPPLEPLRRYSERQDDESFNEVLSSLLGQF from the coding sequence ATGCACTTAAGGGTCGCGTCGGTTCTCGCCATAGGCGGGGACCTAGCGCACTTGTCGAAAATCTCGGCGCAACTGGCCCTGTTGGGCCTCGACGTAGAGCTCGGCGGCGGGACCATATGGGGCGACATGCGCATTTTGGGCAAGGGCACTAACGGCATCGTGGTGTTCTGTCGGTCTAAATACGGCGATTTATATGCCTGTAAGATAAGGCGGGGGGACTCCCAAAGGCCCCATCTGCTGGACGAAGCCAGATATCTACTTGCGGCCAATAGCGTCGGGGTGGGGCCGAGGCTTTACGCCTACACGAGAGACATATTGGTGATGGAATACGTCGAGGGGGCACCTCTAGAGCGGTGGTGGAGGGGGGCGGCTCCCCCGGAGAGGAGGAGCCTTGCAGCGGACCTATTGAGGCAGGCGCGCGCCCTCGACAAAATAGGCCTTTCCCACGGGGAGCTCTCCAGGCTCGGCGAACACGTGTTGGTGTCTAGAGGGGGCAAGGCCGTCATTTTGGACTTCGAGTCGGCCCGTTTCGGGAAGGCACGCAACGTGACGCAGGTGGCCAACATGTTGAGGCAGTTGGGCCTCTCGCCACCTCTAGAGCCCCTTAGGAGGTACTCCGAGAGACAGGACGACGAGTCCTTCAACGAGGTGTTGTCGTCACTTTTGGGCCAGTTCTAG
- a CDS encoding helix-turn-helix domain-containing protein: MSQPYKDVAMYIAGDIIMSENPGEAIKRWRLVFGLTQTALAIRLNTSPSVISDYESGRRKFPGARFVKRLVQALIEADLERGSPIVNLLMRQILKEKYWVAVIDMRDFASPVPMREFLNAIDAQVLIEPPAVDIYGYTLVDSIKLVLEVPSNEYLRLYGTTSQRAAIFTKVSTGRSPVIAVKAMSAVVNLKPAILVLHGVKEVDSLALEICKREYIPLAVTNLEIETLIDNLRRFK, translated from the coding sequence ATGAGTCAGCCGTATAAAGACGTGGCCATGTATATAGCTGGCGATATAATTATGTCTGAGAATCCAGGAGAGGCGATAAAGAGGTGGCGCCTCGTCTTCGGCTTGACACAAACCGCGTTGGCGATAAGGCTGAATACCTCTCCCAGCGTCATAAGCGACTACGAATCGGGCAGGAGGAAGTTCCCAGGCGCTAGATTCGTCAAGAGGCTTGTCCAAGCCCTAATAGAGGCCGATCTGGAGAGGGGGAGCCCCATAGTTAACCTCTTAATGCGACAAATCCTAAAGGAGAAATACTGGGTCGCCGTTATAGATATGAGGGACTTCGCCTCTCCGGTCCCCATGAGGGAATTTTTGAACGCCATCGACGCACAAGTCCTAATAGAGCCGCCCGCCGTGGATATATACGGCTATACTCTAGTGGACAGCATAAAACTCGTGTTGGAGGTTCCCTCCAACGAGTATCTGCGGCTCTACGGGACGACCTCCCAGAGGGCCGCTATATTCACTAAGGTGTCGACGGGGAGGTCGCCGGTAATTGCGGTTAAGGCAATGTCGGCTGTAGTCAACCTCAAGCCGGCCATTTTGGTGCTCCACGGCGTTAAGGAGGTGGACAGCTTAGCCTTAGAGATCTGCAAAAGGGAGTACATCCCGCTGGCGGTCACTAATTTAGAAATAGAAACTTTAATCGATAATTTACGTAGATTTAAATAA
- a CDS encoding RNA-binding domain-containing protein, with product MRVEVIVEIRPTEDPEKVKRALLNVFEPEELEVRSEDEETFLIARASSYKSLLKLKDAIWRQGIQDAARSVLSRSLAGEGRIVFHLNKQAAYVGVVSFATEPGESPLGPIIFNVETSDVRRFLDWIAPRTYKGKVFYEGPPPD from the coding sequence ATGAGGGTGGAGGTCATCGTAGAAATAAGGCCGACGGAGGACCCAGAGAAAGTCAAGAGGGCGCTGTTAAACGTGTTCGAGCCGGAGGAGTTGGAGGTAAGGAGCGAGGACGAGGAGACCTTCTTGATCGCGAGGGCTTCCAGCTACAAATCTCTACTTAAGTTGAAAGATGCGATATGGCGGCAGGGCATCCAAGACGCCGCGCGCTCTGTGCTCTCGCGGTCACTCGCAGGCGAGGGACGTATTGTCTTCCACCTAAATAAACAAGCCGCATATGTCGGCGTCGTGTCCTTCGCCACCGAGCCCGGCGAGTCGCCTTTAGGCCCAATTATCTTCAACGTCGAGACGTCCGATGTAAGGCGCTTCCTAGACTGGATAGCCCCCCGCACATATAAGGGGAAGGTCTTCTACGAGGGGCCTCCCCCAGATTGA
- a CDS encoding Sjogren's syndrome/scleroderma autoantigen 1 family protein, with product MSTKRDLVVKKIAELVRAGAALTSYTCPVCGTVLVRLKTGEYYCANCEKTVVVVKSEEEAQRVSELYTLKEVRQAVFNKILALGRELGGLDGEELYERLRALSMLLDIYEKLSKLGEGK from the coding sequence ATGAGCACAAAAAGGGACTTAGTGGTCAAGAAGATAGCAGAGCTGGTGAGAGCTGGCGCCGCGCTTACCTCATACACCTGCCCCGTATGCGGCACGGTCCTAGTTAGGTTAAAGACGGGCGAATATTATTGCGCCAACTGCGAGAAGACGGTCGTCGTCGTCAAGTCTGAAGAGGAGGCCCAGAGGGTGTCGGAGCTCTATACCCTCAAGGAGGTGAGGCAGGCGGTCTTCAACAAGATATTAGCCTTGGGGAGAGAGCTGGGGGGCCTCGACGGAGAGGAGCTATATGAAAGGCTTAGAGCGCTCTCTATGCTCTTGGACATCTACGAGAAGTTGAGCAAATTGGGCGAGGGGAAGTGA
- a CDS encoding helix-turn-helix domain-containing protein produces MEEKLLSATLNIVRQHGVDLFLDVSRPYAYTMVVEHEDKKILLKVAVDAEDVPTRALRDVKLLSEFLDVPVVGVASSIRGEVLREGVVYKRDEVNFVSLATLAKAFKDDMPTFVQIRGRRYAFVNGKVLKERREEAGLSLSALSQLLSVSRETVYRYEKEELSVPEETAIALAEYFDGDVLKRINIFSSIRASPIDKASRSIGANTYKLEQSHPNGIRYEEKPAFIVKDREKREKTEILADIFGVEVITE; encoded by the coding sequence GTGGAGGAGAAACTGCTGAGCGCCACACTGAATATAGTAAGACAACACGGAGTGGACTTGTTCTTAGACGTCTCTAGGCCCTATGCCTACACCATGGTCGTAGAACATGAAGACAAGAAGATCTTGCTCAAAGTGGCCGTAGACGCAGAGGACGTGCCGACCAGAGCCCTTAGGGACGTCAAACTCCTCTCCGAGTTTCTAGACGTACCAGTCGTAGGCGTCGCCTCATCTATTAGGGGCGAGGTTTTGAGGGAGGGCGTGGTCTATAAGCGCGATGAAGTCAACTTCGTGTCTCTAGCCACTCTGGCCAAGGCCTTTAAGGACGACATGCCCACATTCGTCCAAATTAGAGGCAGGCGCTACGCGTTTGTGAACGGAAAGGTGCTAAAAGAGCGTAGAGAGGAGGCCGGCTTGAGCCTCAGCGCGTTGTCCCAACTGCTCTCAGTATCTAGAGAGACCGTATATAGATACGAGAAGGAGGAGTTAAGCGTGCCGGAGGAGACGGCGATCGCGTTGGCCGAGTATTTTGACGGCGACGTGTTGAAGAGGATAAATATATTTTCGTCGATTAGGGCCAGCCCTATAGATAAGGCCAGTAGGTCCATAGGCGCCAATACCTACAAGTTAGAACAGTCGCACCCCAACGGCATAAGGTACGAGGAGAAGCCGGCCTTTATAGTTAAGGATAGAGAGAAGCGCGAGAAGACTGAAATCTTGGCTGATATATTCGGCGTAGAGGTCATCACGGAGTGA
- a CDS encoding DUF373 family protein, which produces MRILVLYVDRDGDLKQAGINTPVVGRDNVLRLGIQYILRHPDDSDANAIFAAVKIYDGLEEKLGKGNVEVAVVCGSPDERMANLVVLDELNQVLSSFDADAIYFVSDGPSDEAAIMAVQTRRPVVSVERVVVKQSRSVEETVSLIRYYLTKAVREPEYRRYTVGVPSFLLFLYTLSILINIQIVSYILELGVLFLLFLLMMYGFGIYDFLRSILRRYEATFTTSVVSLFAAIVYIVLSVAVKSQAGIHLTYNALVPAILLVLPIISYAVEGFAKSRRVSRSVIMLAVFVFSFFYFVAPPIMSAIGGLLDVKAIFEGALSFSAAAIVGILASLLASRVLPSIFK; this is translated from the coding sequence GTGAGGATACTGGTGCTATATGTAGATAGAGACGGAGATTTAAAACAAGCCGGCATCAACACGCCGGTAGTAGGCAGAGACAACGTGTTGAGGCTGGGGATACAATATATCCTGAGGCACCCAGACGACTCCGACGCGAATGCGATATTTGCAGCCGTGAAGATATACGACGGCCTCGAGGAGAAATTGGGCAAGGGCAACGTGGAGGTCGCCGTCGTCTGCGGCTCGCCCGACGAGAGGATGGCCAACTTGGTCGTATTGGACGAACTAAACCAGGTGCTTTCTAGCTTCGACGCAGACGCCATATATTTCGTCTCAGACGGACCTTCAGACGAGGCGGCCATTATGGCGGTACAGACGCGTCGTCCGGTGGTGTCCGTCGAGAGGGTAGTAGTCAAACAGTCCAGATCAGTCGAAGAGACGGTATCGCTGATAAGATACTATCTAACTAAAGCCGTGAGGGAGCCCGAATATAGGAGATACACCGTGGGCGTCCCCTCCTTCCTGCTTTTCCTATATACCCTCTCCATACTCATAAACATCCAGATAGTTTCCTACATCTTGGAGTTGGGGGTCCTCTTCCTGCTTTTCCTATTGATGATGTACGGCTTCGGCATATATGATTTCCTCAGAAGCATATTGAGGAGGTACGAGGCCACGTTCACCACATCTGTTGTTTCCCTATTTGCGGCTATAGTCTACATAGTTCTGAGCGTCGCTGTCAAGTCGCAAGCGGGGATACATCTGACGTACAACGCGTTGGTGCCGGCCATACTCTTGGTCCTGCCTATAATCAGCTATGCTGTTGAGGGCTTTGCCAAGAGCCGCCGCGTGTCCAGGAGCGTCATTATGCTGGCAGTCTTTGTCTTCTCTTTCTTCTACTTCGTGGCGCCGCCGATAATGAGCGCCATAGGCGGCTTGCTCGACGTGAAGGCTATTTTCGAAGGAGCGCTTTCATTTTCAGCGGCCGCAATAGTGGGGATACTGGCTTCGTTATTGGCTTCGCGTGTCCTGCCGTCTATATTTAAATAG
- a CDS encoding aldose 1-epimerase, translating into MITLRAGSSEAVLHARGAYLSALRRDGVDVILPGSPDRQTRGGMAILMPFANRVRGGVYEIDGVTYSLPRNTEGHAIHGLVMDKEWALERLDERSATFTLELSHPGYPSRLLCRASYRLSDGLLEVVLEATNLGPRRAPLVAGAHPYFVVEEPWTIKAKRPMRCVAVGKIPTGELVLHEFGVGGDYDDCFLVVEDPIFLESPHSTIKLERRDMPYIQVYTGVAGAVALEPMSGAPDAYHNGLGLKILAPGETARFWFSISFQLGRGPLKRSP; encoded by the coding sequence GTGATAACGCTGAGAGCGGGCTCCAGCGAGGCGGTCCTACACGCGCGGGGCGCCTACCTTTCGGCGCTCAGGCGCGATGGCGTCGACGTAATCCTGCCGGGATCGCCAGATAGGCAGACCCGCGGCGGCATGGCCATATTGATGCCTTTCGCCAATAGGGTAAGGGGAGGCGTCTACGAGATAGACGGCGTGACCTACAGCCTGCCCAGAAACACAGAGGGCCACGCCATACACGGCCTCGTCATGGATAAGGAGTGGGCCCTCGAGCGTCTAGACGAGAGGTCGGCCACCTTCACGTTGGAGCTGTCTCACCCCGGCTACCCATCCCGGCTCCTATGTAGGGCTTCCTACCGGCTCTCAGACGGCCTCCTCGAGGTGGTCCTCGAGGCCACCAACTTAGGGCCCAGGAGGGCGCCCCTAGTGGCCGGCGCCCATCCCTACTTCGTGGTGGAGGAGCCTTGGACCATAAAGGCCAAGAGACCCATGAGGTGCGTCGCGGTCGGCAAAATACCTACCGGGGAGCTCGTGCTGCATGAGTTCGGAGTGGGGGGAGATTACGACGACTGCTTCCTTGTCGTCGAGGACCCAATATTCTTAGAGTCGCCTCATTCTACAATAAAACTCGAGAGGCGCGACATGCCGTATATACAGGTCTATACTGGAGTGGCCGGCGCTGTCGCGTTAGAGCCCATGTCGGGCGCGCCCGACGCCTATCACAATGGGCTGGGGCTCAAGATACTGGCCCCCGGCGAGACGGCTAGGTTTTGGTTCTCAATATCTTTTCAGTTGGGTAGGGGTCCGCTCAAGAGGTCGCCTTAG
- a CDS encoding AAA family ATPase: protein MIVVGVAGLPGSGKTVVTSLFVKRGFKPYTMGDVIRRYAEYKGVTPDEAAILIRLEGGMRAVVRGLGVGRDDRIVVDGLRSLEEAEAFEETFGRLFLVYVVASRETRMKRLITRGRADDPITYAQFAMREYREIRLGVTALLSRADAIIVNENKSIEDLEAEVDEIVKRL from the coding sequence GTGATCGTTGTAGGGGTCGCTGGACTACCGGGGAGCGGGAAGACCGTGGTGACGTCCTTATTCGTTAAGCGTGGATTTAAGCCCTACACTATGGGCGACGTGATAAGAAGATATGCCGAATATAAGGGGGTGACGCCAGACGAGGCCGCCATCTTGATAAGGCTTGAGGGGGGCATGAGGGCGGTGGTCCGCGGCCTCGGCGTAGGCCGCGACGATAGGATCGTAGTGGACGGCTTGAGGAGTTTAGAGGAGGCGGAGGCCTTCGAGGAGACCTTCGGCCGTCTCTTTTTGGTGTACGTAGTGGCTTCGCGCGAAACCCGCATGAAGCGCCTAATTACCAGGGGGAGGGCCGACGACCCCATAACCTATGCCCAATTCGCCATGCGTGAATATAGAGAGATACGGCTGGGGGTCACGGCGCTTCTCTCTAGAGCGGATGCCATAATTGTAAATGAGAACAAAAGCATAGAGGACCTCGAGGCCGAGGTCGACGAAATAGTGAAGAGACTATGA
- a CDS encoding methyltransferase domain-containing protein yields the protein MSCRLYLNRRTPCLSKEEAKALAEIYGCAVVEEGEMFVLNCGDCSVLKRAASARPLGLGRDGPSALAERTTVTMDYLTARLMANLARARPLAKMLEPFVGSGSIAREAERYGAYVVGVDIDAKMLRLAARNTSADLMQADARLLPFRRAAFDGVVGDAPYGRLSLVEGDVEKLIQQFLEEVASVIRRGFLVLALPVYFDVPYLYSCAMYVHGGLYRVIAVLEVQSGGGPS from the coding sequence GTGTCCTGCCGTCTATATTTAAATAGAAGGACGCCCTGTCTATCTAAAGAGGAGGCGAAGGCGCTTGCCGAGATTTACGGTTGCGCTGTGGTGGAGGAGGGGGAGATGTTCGTCTTGAACTGCGGCGATTGTTCTGTCCTCAAGAGGGCCGCATCGGCCCGTCCTCTAGGTCTCGGGAGGGACGGCCCGTCGGCCCTCGCCGAGAGGACTACAGTCACTATGGACTACCTGACGGCCAGACTTATGGCTAATCTGGCTAGGGCGAGGCCTTTAGCTAAGATGTTAGAGCCATTTGTGGGGTCCGGCTCTATTGCGCGTGAGGCTGAGAGATATGGGGCTTATGTCGTCGGCGTCGATATAGACGCCAAGATGTTAAGGCTCGCCGCGAGGAACACCTCGGCCGATTTGATGCAGGCCGACGCGAGGCTCTTGCCGTTTAGGAGGGCGGCCTTCGACGGCGTTGTGGGCGATGCCCCCTACGGCAGGCTGTCGTTGGTGGAGGGCGACGTGGAGAAGTTGATACAACAGTTCCTCGAGGAGGTCGCCTCAGTAATACGTCGGGGGTTTTTGGTGTTGGCGCTTCCTGTCTATTTCGACGTGCCGTATCTCTACAGCTGTGCTATGTATGTACATGGAGGGCTGTATAGAGTCATAGCGGTCTTGGAGGTTCAATCTGGGGGAGGCCCCTCGTAG
- a CDS encoding tRNA (guanine(26)-N(2))-dimethyltransferase gives MKFVILEEGKARFWAPDPSAYLDPANAPVFYNRHMARNRTISALILSVFADLKGEKLDVCEPLSATGIRGIRYALETNAVGRLVLNDISQIAVETIKKNLELNGVSAEVYNEDASILLRRLRGQCDVVDLDPFGSPAPFVESALQAVKSGGLLCVTATDTAVLVGNYREKALRRYGVKLYKTPFYVEVGLRALLGYLARAAAAYDFAFEPLVAYWERHYFRVCGVVVKGAKEASDSLRNLAYIKLKDGHRRISKTGGKGALGPLWADRLGDPVFTFELAERARGLDVEELLRLLALEYTTSRPWYYLTYEFGDLKLGVSSLIETLRGYGIYATATHMSPQGFRAEADYGELFIMTSQLLKR, from the coding sequence GTGAAGTTCGTGATTCTGGAAGAGGGCAAGGCCCGCTTCTGGGCCCCCGACCCGTCGGCGTATTTAGACCCGGCTAACGCCCCAGTGTTCTACAATAGGCATATGGCCAGAAATAGGACGATATCGGCCTTGATCCTATCGGTTTTCGCCGACCTAAAAGGAGAGAAACTCGACGTATGCGAGCCTCTGAGCGCCACGGGCATCCGCGGAATTAGATATGCGTTGGAGACAAACGCAGTCGGGAGGCTCGTCCTAAACGACATATCCCAAATAGCCGTCGAGACCATAAAGAAGAATTTAGAGCTGAATGGAGTATCCGCCGAGGTGTACAATGAAGATGCGTCGATACTGTTGAGGAGGTTGAGGGGGCAGTGCGACGTGGTGGACTTAGACCCATTTGGGTCGCCCGCGCCGTTCGTCGAATCGGCCCTACAGGCCGTCAAGAGCGGCGGGCTTTTATGCGTAACCGCAACGGACACCGCCGTCCTCGTGGGCAATTATAGAGAGAAGGCCTTGAGGAGGTACGGCGTTAAGCTCTACAAGACGCCCTTCTACGTCGAGGTGGGGCTTCGGGCTTTGCTGGGCTATTTGGCCAGAGCCGCGGCGGCCTACGACTTCGCCTTCGAGCCGCTGGTGGCCTATTGGGAGAGACATTACTTCAGGGTATGCGGCGTAGTCGTCAAGGGCGCCAAAGAGGCCTCGGATTCGCTCCGCAACCTGGCCTACATAAAGCTGAAGGACGGCCATAGGCGTATCTCCAAAACTGGGGGCAAGGGGGCGCTTGGGCCTCTATGGGCGGACCGCCTCGGCGATCCGGTTTTTACATTTGAGTTGGCCGAAAGGGCCCGCGGTCTCGACGTCGAGGAGCTATTGAGACTGTTGGCCCTCGAATACACCACGTCTAGGCCCTGGTACTACTTGACTTACGAGTTCGGCGACTTGAAGCTCGGCGTATCGAGCCTAATAGAGACGCTTCGGGGATACGGCATATACGCCACGGCGACCCACATGTCGCCTCAGGGATTTAGGGCAGAAGCCGACTACGGAGAACTTTTTATAATGACCTCCCAACTGTTGAAGCGGTGA
- a CDS encoding ATP-binding protein, which translates to MVVPVLFKLEPKESPDELYDFEEELKRLEEGYKSARLVAVLGPRRTGKSSLLRTFLNGWGVPHIYIDARRAAIERGYATRRGFLKELSAALSAFLARSGGLRDRLLRRLRGITGVSVSVSPVSVSLSWGREPPSVTSLLDAVDEAAEEEGVKVVLAIDEVQELRGAVDVASLLAYIYDNLPHIVAAVTGSQVGLVYDVLRLEDPDSPLYGRALYEVRPRRLSREEALEFLRLGFQQAGMQVAEEELERAVDALDGIIGWLAYYGWSKATGAKSLEEIVDTAARQEAAELQRLFAKSRAERRYRAILKAAALRPMRWSELKRAVEVEEGAEVDDHNFTKLLQNLVRLGLLEKQEGAYRIPDPVVRAAVEKYI; encoded by the coding sequence GTGGTAGTGCCAGTCCTCTTCAAATTGGAGCCGAAGGAGTCGCCAGACGAGCTTTACGACTTTGAGGAGGAGCTGAAGAGACTTGAGGAGGGCTACAAGTCGGCTAGGCTAGTGGCCGTGTTGGGGCCTAGGCGGACGGGCAAGTCCAGCCTCTTGAGGACTTTCCTCAACGGCTGGGGGGTGCCTCATATATACATAGACGCGCGTAGGGCCGCGATCGAACGCGGATACGCCACCAGGAGGGGATTTCTGAAGGAGCTATCGGCGGCGCTCTCCGCATTTCTGGCGAGGAGCGGCGGCTTGAGGGACAGACTCCTACGCCGCCTCAGGGGGATAACGGGGGTTTCGGTCTCAGTATCGCCGGTCTCCGTCTCTCTGAGCTGGGGGAGGGAGCCTCCAAGCGTCACGTCGTTGCTAGATGCGGTGGACGAGGCGGCCGAGGAGGAGGGCGTCAAGGTCGTCTTGGCTATAGACGAGGTGCAAGAGCTGAGGGGGGCGGTGGACGTGGCCTCCCTTTTGGCCTACATTTACGACAACCTGCCCCACATCGTTGCGGCGGTCACCGGCTCGCAGGTCGGCCTTGTCTACGACGTATTGCGCCTAGAGGACCCGGACTCCCCCCTCTACGGGAGGGCCCTCTACGAGGTGAGGCCGAGGAGGCTGTCGAGAGAAGAGGCTTTGGAGTTCTTGAGGCTGGGCTTTCAGCAAGCCGGCATGCAGGTGGCCGAAGAGGAGCTGGAAAGGGCCGTAGACGCCCTAGACGGAATAATAGGCTGGCTTGCCTATTACGGCTGGTCTAAGGCGACGGGGGCCAAGTCCCTAGAGGAAATTGTGGATACGGCGGCAAGACAGGAGGCCGCTGAGCTCCAGCGCCTGTTCGCAAAATCGAGGGCCGAGAGGAGATACAGGGCCATCTTGAAGGCGGCGGCCTTGAGGCCCATGAGGTGGTCGGAGTTGAAGAGGGCCGTAGAGGTCGAGGAGGGGGCGGAAGTAGACGACCACAACTTCACCAAATTGCTTCAAAACCTCGTGAGGCTAGGCCTCTTGGAGAAACAGGAGGGGGCCTACAGAATCCCCGACCCTGTGGTGAGGGCCGCCGTGGAGAAGTACATATAA
- a CDS encoding ribosomal protein L13e produces the protein MASTVATPPRPLVKEPASISSGGVTKWRVGRGFSIGEIRQVGLTVEEARLLGLYVDERRESIHEENVKALREWLVKVLSGEVTPPKPTVAATVKIKPKRGRAFRGLTSAGRRARGLLSVKYKETHARKWKKKARERVLKRRHEATKGLGNLQRISKIIYKK, from the coding sequence ATGGCCAGCACCGTCGCAACGCCGCCGAGGCCTTTGGTTAAGGAGCCTGCCAGCATTAGTAGCGGAGGCGTAACTAAGTGGAGGGTGGGCCGGGGCTTCTCGATAGGGGAGATAAGACAAGTGGGGCTTACCGTAGAGGAAGCGAGGCTCCTGGGGCTTTATGTGGACGAAAGGCGCGAATCTATACATGAGGAGAACGTAAAGGCATTGAGGGAGTGGTTGGTCAAAGTCCTAAGCGGCGAGGTCACGCCGCCGAAGCCGACAGTCGCGGCTACGGTGAAGATAAAGCCCAAGAGGGGTCGCGCCTTCAGGGGCTTGACCTCGGCCGGGAGGAGGGCCAGAGGGCTGTTGAGCGTTAAGTACAAAGAGACGCACGCCAGGAAGTGGAAGAAGAAGGCGAGAGAAAGGGTGCTCAAGAGGCGCCACGAGGCGACTAAAGGCTTGGGCAATTTACAGAGAATTTCAAAAATTATATACAAGAAATAA
- a CDS encoding DUF1947 domain-containing protein yields the protein MRRTTLSNKEVKELARSLGKAGEILRDADVVEVAEIEGGKALYIVDSQPALIKTQAAGVGEAVVPSLYLIHKTQLGQKVLSLYPAVVVDAGAVKHILNGADVMRPGIKNIGGDFNRGDPVLIQDEKGRVIAVGIALYARNELEAMERGKVIYNAHYLGDKIWKMSLELAQK from the coding sequence GTGAGGAGGACTACATTGAGCAACAAGGAGGTGAAGGAGCTTGCTAGGAGCTTAGGCAAGGCCGGCGAGATCCTAAGAGATGCCGATGTGGTGGAGGTGGCAGAGATAGAGGGAGGCAAGGCGCTGTACATAGTGGACTCCCAGCCCGCTCTAATAAAGACGCAAGCCGCAGGGGTCGGCGAGGCCGTCGTGCCTTCGTTGTATTTAATCCATAAGACTCAGCTGGGCCAGAAGGTCTTGTCGTTATATCCGGCCGTAGTGGTGGACGCAGGCGCGGTGAAGCATATACTCAACGGCGCGGACGTCATGAGGCCCGGCATAAAGAACATAGGGGGCGATTTCAACAGGGGGGATCCCGTGCTCATACAGGACGAGAAGGGGAGGGTGATAGCTGTGGGGATAGCGCTATACGCCCGCAACGAGTTGGAGGCCATGGAGCGCGGTAAGGTGATATACAACGCTCACTACCTCGGAGACAAGATATGGAAGATGTCGCTAGAACTGGCCCAAAAGTGA